From Triticum urartu cultivar G1812 chromosome 2, Tu2.1, whole genome shotgun sequence, a single genomic window includes:
- the LOC125536026 gene encoding 4-coumarate--CoA ligase 5 has translation MGSLPEQQQQQVVFRSTLPDIVIPDHLPLHDYVFERLAERRDRACLIDGATGETLTVGDVHRLSRRVAAGLYSLGVRHGSTVMLLLPNCVEFALAFLAASRLGAATTTANPLHTPPEIAKQAAASRATLVVTEPAFVAKVRGLAGVVIVATGDGAEGCASFSDLAAADDSALHEAPIDVASDVVALPYSSGTTGLPKGVMLSHRGLVTSVAQLVDGDNPNLHLREDDVVLCVLPMFHVYSLHSILLCGLRAGAALVVMKRFDTVKMMQLVERHGITIAPLVPPIVVEMAKGDAMDRHDLSSVRMVISGAAPMGKELQDIIHAKLPNAVLGQGYGMTEAGPVLSMCMAFAKEPSPVKSGACGTVVRNAELKIVDPETGVCLGRNQPGEICIRGRQIMKGYLDNPEATAETVDKEGWLHTGDVGFVDADDEIFIVDRLKELIKYKGFQVAPAELEAMLIAHPGIADAAVVPMKDDASGEVPVAFVVPSSDGADMTEDEIKQYVAKQVVFYKRLQKVFFVSTIPKAPSGKILRKDLRAKLAVGSC, from the exons ATGGGCTCGttgccggagcagcagcagcagcaggtcGTCTTCCGGTCGACGCTGCCGGACATCGTCATCCCGGACCACCTCCCGCTCCACGACTACGTCTTCGAGCGCCTGGCGGAGCGCCGCGACCGCGCGTGCCTCATCGACGGCGCCACGGGCGAGACGCTCACGGTCGGCGACGTGCACCGCCTCTCCCGGCGCGTGGCGGCGGGGCTGTATTCCCTCGGCGTCCGCCATGGCAGCACCGTGATGCTGCTCCTCCCCAACTGCGTCGAGTTCGCGCTGGCCTTCCTCGCCGCGTCCCGCCTCGGCGCCGCCACCACCACGGCGAACCCGCTCCACACCCCGCCCGAGATCGCCAAGCAGGCCGCGGCGTCGCGCGCCACCCTCGTGGTCACCGAGCCGGCGTTCGTCGCCAAGGTGCGGGGCCTCGCGGGAGTGGTCATCGTCGCCACGGGCGACGGCGCCGAGGGCTGCGCCTCGTTCTCCGATCTCGCGGCCGCCGACGACTCGGCTCTGCACGAGGCGCCCATCGACGTGGCCAGCGACGTGGTGGCGCTGCCCTACTCGTCGGGCACCACGGGGCTCCCCAAGGGCGTCATGCTGTCGCACCGCGGGCTGGTCACCAGCGTGGCGCAGCTCGTCGACGGCGACAACCCCAACCTCCACCTCCGGGAGGACGACGTGGTGCTCTGCGTGCTCCCCATGTTCCACGTCTACTCGCTGCACTCCATCCTGCTCTGCGGGCTGCGCGCCGGCGCCGCCCTCGTCGTCATGAAGCGCTTCGACACGGTCAAGATGATGCAGCTGGTGGAGCGCCACGGCATCACCATCGCGCCGCTCGTGCCGCCCATCGTCGTCGAGATGGCCAAGGGCGACGCCATGGACCGCCACGACCTCTCCTCCGTGCGCATGGTCATCTCCGGTGCCGCGCCCATGGGCAAGGAGCTGCAGGACATCATCCACGCCAAGCTCCCCAATGCCGTGCTCGGACAG GGCTATGGGATGACGGAGGCAGGTCCGGTGCTGTCGATGTGCATGGCGTTCGCCAAGGAGCCGTCGCCGGTGAAGTCCGGCGCCTGCGGCACGGTGGTGAGGAACGCGGAGCTCAAGATCGTCGACCCGGAGACCGGGGTGTGCCTCGGGCGCAACCAGCCCGGGGAGATCTGCATCAGGGGGAGGCAGATCATGAAAGGGTACCTCGATAACCCGGAGGCGACGGCGGAGACCGTGGACAAGGAAGGGTGGCTGCACACCGGCGACGTCGGGTTCGTGGACGCCGACGACGAGATCTTCATCGTGGACCGGCTCAAGGAGCTCATCAAGTACAAGGGGTTCCAGGTGGCGCCCGCGGAGCTCGAGGCCATGCTCATCGCCCACCCCGGCATCGCCGACGCCGCCGTCGTCCC GATGAAGGATGACGCCAGCGGCGAGGTCCCTGTGGCGTTCGTGGTGCCGTCGTCGGACGGCGCCGACATGACCGAGGACGAGATCAAGCAGTACGTGGCGAAGCAGGTGGTGTTCTACAAGAGGCTGCAGAAGGTCTTCTTCGTGAGCACCATCCCCAAGGCGCCGTCGGGCAAGATTCTGAGGAAGGACCTCCGAGCAAAGCTGGCCGTCGGATCGTGCTGA
- the LOC125536027 gene encoding uncharacterized protein LOC125536027, translating to MDEQEFRRMLDLFPVVRSRDYCKDEVESSSEGTTQQTRAQEIKGTKKNAAEALFLRKLKMAAEKKVGATKAELFCKTFEEAHEKLVYKELDLDAAQRFLNAYKS from the exons ATGGACGAGCAGGAGTTCCGGCGCATGCTCGACCTCTTCCCCGTCGTCCGATCCCGCGACTACTGC AAGGATGAAGTGGAATCATCAAGCGAAGGCACCACACAGCAAACACGAGCTCAG GAGATAAAAGGAACCAAAAAGAATGCTGCAGAAG CTCTATTCCTGCGGAAATTGAAGATGGCTGCTGAGAAAAAG GTTGGAGCAACAAAGGCAGAACTATTCTGCAAGACATTCGAAGAAGCTCACGAGAAACTT GTTTACAAAGAACTGGATCTGGATGCTGCTCAAAGGTTCCTGAATGCCTACAAGAGCTGA